AGGGCAGTAACCCTTCAGGTACCCTTCACTTCTGGGTGGGTCTTAGGAAGTCCAATTTGGAGTGTGTTTTGGATGATCATCCTCTGAAGGGGTTCAAATGGACCGTGAGCAACAGCAGCCACACAAATGTAAGCAAGTGGAAGGCACAGCCGACTCAGACCTGCACTTCTGTCCTGTGCGGACTGCTCACTGTGGAATACAACAGGACAAAGGTGACAGACTGGGGCTGGAACGGGAACAGCTGCAAGGAAAAGCACCCATTTATCTGCAAGATCAATCAACAAGTGGACGAAATGGAACCAAAATGTCATAAGCCACACATCTTTAATGCCCGAAAGATTTTACCAGTGAAGGATAATTCCAGTCTACTGGAAGTCCACTGTATGTccaatgacacattttatttacattgctCCTCTGACACTAAGGAGTGGACGCTGGGAAGCGGACCGGGTGAAATAATACAGATGTGCCTTGCATGCAACCTAGGGTACATCAGGAGTGACATGGGAAGCTGCATTGACCTTGATGAATGTGCAGAGAAGCCATGTAAACTGCCATCCCGCTGCATCAACACACATGGTTCATACGTCTGTGAATGTGACGCGGCCATGGGCTACGTGCCCACTGAAGACTCAAAGTCATGCGAGAAACTACCTCTGCCTACAGATGCTCCAGCCGGCAGCACCACCACCTTCCAGTTCTTGCCCCTTACCAATCCATCTCCCCAGGCCACAGATGGACAGGGTTCTCCGCCCACCCTCCCTCCAGGtccctccaccaccaccgcaGGGGCCAGTGTGATCCTGGAGACCTCAGATACCCACCCCAGAATCTGGATTCCAGTGCTGGCGGCAGTGCTGTCATTGGTGTTTTTGGTGGTGATCATTTCGATTATAGTGAAATGCTGCCTTAGGAAGCGGTCGAAGAAGCTGTCgaaggaaaagggggggaagTCTAAGGAAACCGTTGTCCTGAAAGCAGCAGACTCAATGGAAGAGATAAACCAGAAGGACATTGTGTGAGAGAACCTGCTTTTTGACACTCGGgggggtaaatggtaaatggactgcatttatatagcgcttttatccaaagcgctttacaattgatacctctcattcaccagagcatttaggggttaggtgtcttgctcagggacactttgacacgcccagggtggggctTGAACCGGCAACTCTCTGACTGCCCgataaccgctcttacc
This window of the Anguilla anguilla isolate fAngAng1 chromosome 1, fAngAng1.pri, whole genome shotgun sequence genome carries:
- the clec14a gene encoding C-type lectin domain family 14 member A, whose translation is MDHWICFLCLLRAAFCLINEPYKLHLEEATFDHAVETCKKNGFLTDMAEEEEVAKIISHIEGSNPSGTLHFWVGLRKSNLECVLDDHPLKGFKWTVSNSSHTNVSKWKAQPTQTCTSVLCGLLTVEYNRTKVTDWGWNGNSCKEKHPFICKINQQVDEMEPKCHKPHIFNARKILPVKDNSSLLEVHCMSNDTFYLHCSSDTKEWTLGSGPGEIIQMCLACNLGYIRSDMGSCIDLDECAEKPCKLPSRCINTHGSYVCECDAAMGYVPTEDSKSCEKLPLPTDAPAGSTTTFQFLPLTNPSPQATDGQGSPPTLPPGPSTTTAGASVILETSDTHPRIWIPVLAAVLSLVFLVVIISIIVKCCLRKRSKKLSKEKGGKSKETVVLKAADSMEEINQKDIV